The following proteins are encoded in a genomic region of Cyclonatronum proteinivorum:
- a CDS encoding Fur family transcriptional regulator, with the protein MATPALQETINEVKEIFREYLKNNGHRQTPERFMVLEEVYKSDGHFDADDMFFKMKDTGYRVSRATVYNTLDLLVECGLVQRHQFRQNQSYYERAYAYRQHDHIICDECGAIMEFCDPRIFEIQSLIQRLHDFDISGHSLHFYGKCNNPDTCDRKPDLKLKEPRKE; encoded by the coding sequence ATGGCAACACCCGCTTTACAGGAAACCATCAACGAAGTCAAAGAAATCTTCCGGGAGTACCTTAAAAACAACGGACACCGGCAAACCCCCGAGCGCTTTATGGTGCTCGAAGAAGTTTACAAAAGCGACGGACACTTCGACGCCGACGACATGTTTTTCAAAATGAAGGATACCGGCTACCGGGTTTCGCGGGCAACGGTGTACAACACGCTCGACCTCCTGGTTGAATGCGGACTCGTACAGCGGCATCAGTTCAGGCAAAATCAGTCCTACTATGAGCGGGCCTACGCCTACCGGCAGCACGATCACATCATCTGCGACGAATGCGGCGCCATCATGGAATTCTGCGACCCGCGCATCTTCGAAATCCAAAGCCTGATACAGCGCCTGCACGACTTCGACATCAGCGGACACTCCCTGCACTTCTACGGCAAATGCAACAACCCCGACACCTGCGACCGCAAACCCGATCTCAAGCTTAAGGAGCCGCGAAAGGAGTAA
- a CDS encoding Fic family protein — translation MSETNRIEYKSQLTKDLDLEKEVVAFLNYREGGNVYIGIDNDGKVCGLSDPDGDALKIKDRIRNNISPSAMGLFDVVAEKQDGKDVIRIIVASGSEKPYFKKKFGMTEKGCYIRMGTAAEPMPQFMIDKLFSSRTRNSIGKINSHRQDLGFEQLRIYYDEKKKTLNKQFRKNLELLTEDGFLNYAGYLLADENNISVKVAKYSGNSRVDLIENNEYGYCSIIKATKSVLNKMEIENRTAATITPKERNEQRLWNAIALREAIINAMVHNDYTREIAPKFEIFADRFEITSAGSLPEGLSKDEFFEGYSVPRNKELMRVFKDLEMVEQLGSGVPRILEYYGKACFHFSENFLRMEFPASERVTESSTTQVTPQVTPHVTPHVTPHVTPQVEKLLNVIDDTHNSQELMEMLELVNRKYFRKSYLQPAVNAGLIELTIPDKPRSSKQQYRITEKGKQLRSSAMKLDKN, via the coding sequence ATGTCTGAAACAAATCGCATAGAATATAAATCCCAACTTACAAAGGACCTCGACCTTGAGAAAGAGGTTGTCGCCTTCCTGAATTATCGGGAAGGGGGTAATGTCTACATCGGTATTGATAATGACGGTAAGGTTTGCGGTCTTTCGGATCCCGATGGCGATGCGCTCAAGATAAAAGACCGTATCAGGAATAATATTTCTCCTTCTGCTATGGGACTTTTTGACGTGGTTGCAGAAAAGCAAGATGGAAAAGATGTCATCAGAATAATTGTGGCGAGCGGTAGTGAAAAACCTTATTTCAAGAAGAAATTCGGTATGACTGAAAAGGGTTGCTATATACGCATGGGTACGGCAGCCGAACCAATGCCGCAATTTATGATTGATAAACTCTTTTCATCGCGAACGCGTAATTCGATTGGAAAGATCAATTCCCATCGTCAGGATTTAGGATTTGAGCAGCTGCGCATTTACTATGATGAAAAGAAAAAGACTCTCAATAAGCAGTTCAGGAAAAACCTTGAATTGCTAACGGAAGACGGCTTCCTAAACTACGCCGGCTATCTGTTGGCTGATGAGAACAATATTTCTGTGAAAGTTGCTAAGTACAGTGGAAATAGTCGTGTTGACTTAATTGAAAACAATGAATACGGCTACTGTTCAATCATCAAGGCAACCAAAAGCGTTCTGAACAAAATGGAAATTGAGAACCGTACAGCCGCTACTATAACGCCAAAAGAAAGAAACGAACAGCGGCTTTGGAATGCAATTGCGCTTAGGGAAGCTATCATAAACGCCATGGTGCATAATGATTACACCCGCGAGATTGCTCCAAAATTCGAAATTTTTGCAGACCGCTTTGAAATTACATCGGCAGGCTCACTACCGGAAGGACTTAGCAAGGATGAGTTTTTTGAAGGTTATTCCGTTCCGCGAAACAAAGAACTAATGCGCGTATTTAAAGACCTTGAGATGGTTGAACAGCTTGGTTCAGGTGTTCCCCGTATTTTGGAGTATTACGGGAAAGCGTGCTTTCACTTTTCAGAGAACTTTTTGAGGATGGAATTTCCTGCTTCGGAGCGTGTCACAGAGTCAAGCACCACGCAAGTTACCCCCCAAGTCACCCCCCATGTTACCCCCCATGTTACCCCCCATGTTACCCCCCAAGTGGAAAAGCTTCTTAATGTCATTGATGATACTCATAATAGTCAGGAATTAATGGAGATGCTTGAACTTGTAAACAGAAAGTATTTTCGAAAATCGTATCTGCAACCCGCAGTAAATGCCGGATTAATTGAATTGACAATTCCTGATAAACCCCGAAGCAGTAAGCAGCAGTACCGCATTACCGAAAAAGGCAAACAATTACGCAGCTCAGCTATGAAGCTTGATAAAAATTAG
- a CDS encoding cell division protein FtsX, giving the protein MSLSYVFRESFAGFRRARLSAFSSVLAIMLAVVLVGILARVSTNAFELAQALRQQVEVEVFLADLSDRQMNEIGISIRAQEEVETAVFISREAAMDRFREEFGAESELFGDVLFLPASYLIRVKPDISAAEIVVLVDQLRELRGVEEVRFNQRGLELLEDRLTVFIAAGSLFGLFISFIAFILVFNTIRLTIYAKRDLIRAMKLVGATNGFIKRPFMLEGSLQGFTGGLLGTGIVALIFTYGLPAWLPQLERLTWPLGEWYWLSGALVLLGIILGFLGSRSASKKFIQQTKIG; this is encoded by the coding sequence ATGAGTTTAAGCTATGTATTTCGTGAAAGTTTTGCTGGTTTCAGGCGGGCACGGCTGTCGGCTTTTTCATCTGTATTGGCCATAATGCTGGCTGTGGTGCTGGTTGGGATACTTGCCCGGGTAAGCACAAACGCCTTCGAGTTGGCGCAGGCGCTCAGGCAGCAGGTTGAAGTTGAAGTTTTTCTGGCGGACCTCAGTGACCGTCAAATGAATGAGATTGGCATCAGTATACGGGCACAAGAGGAGGTAGAAACAGCGGTATTTATCAGCAGGGAAGCGGCGATGGATCGTTTCCGGGAAGAGTTTGGTGCTGAAAGCGAGCTTTTCGGAGATGTGCTCTTCCTGCCGGCAAGCTATCTGATCCGCGTGAAGCCTGACATTAGTGCTGCGGAAATTGTGGTGCTGGTAGATCAGCTCAGGGAATTGCGAGGGGTAGAAGAAGTGCGCTTTAATCAGCGGGGACTGGAGCTGCTGGAAGACCGGCTGACCGTTTTTATCGCAGCAGGTTCCTTGTTCGGGCTTTTCATCAGTTTTATTGCTTTCATTCTGGTATTTAATACAATCCGTCTCACGATTTATGCCAAGCGTGATCTCATCAGGGCAATGAAGCTGGTAGGGGCGACGAACGGTTTTATCAAGCGGCCCTTTATGCTGGAAGGTAGTCTGCAGGGCTTTACCGGCGGACTGTTAGGTACGGGCATTGTTGCGCTGATTTTTACCTACGGACTGCCTGCATGGCTCCCGCAACTTGAACGTCTTACCTGGCCTCTTGGGGAATGGTACTGGCTCAGCGGTGCGCTTGTGCTGCTCGGCATAATTCTCGGCTTTCTTGGCTCGCGCTCGGCTTCAAAGAAGTTTATTCAGCAAACGAAAATTGGGTAG
- the groL gene encoding chaperonin GroEL (60 kDa chaperone family; promotes refolding of misfolded polypeptides especially under stressful conditions; forms two stacked rings of heptamers to form a barrel-shaped 14mer; ends can be capped by GroES; misfolded proteins enter the barrel where they are refolded when GroES binds), whose protein sequence is MSKNINYNVEARESLKRGVDKLANAVKVTLGPRGRNVVIEKSFGAPTITKDGVTVAKEIELEDKVENMGAQMVREVASKTNDNAGDGTTTATVLAQSIIQNGLKNVTAGANPMDLKRGIDEAVKVVVSELKNLSKPVGDSIESIRQVGTISANGDEEIGNHIADAMEKVGKDGVITVEEAKGTETYLETVEGMQFDRGYLSPYFVTNSDSMVAELDDPYILIYDKKISSMKDLLPVLEKAIQTGKPLLIIAEDIEGEALATLVVNKLRGTLKIAAVKAPGFGDRRKAMLEDIAILTGGTVISEERGYKLENATLEYLGQAARITIDKDNTTVVDGKGQQDDIKARINQIKAQIENTTSDYDREKLQERLAKLSGGVAVLYIGAASEVEMKEKKARVEDALHATRAAVEEGIVPGGGVAFIRTLKALDGITGENDDVKLGVDIVRRAIESPLRTIVSNAGLEGSIVVQRVKEGEGNFGFNARTEVYEDLVATGVIDPTKVSRTALENAASVAGLLLTTEAVISEKPSDKDAAPAAPDMGGMGGMGGGMGF, encoded by the coding sequence ATGTCAAAGAACATCAATTATAACGTAGAAGCCCGCGAATCTCTGAAGCGTGGTGTAGATAAACTTGCCAATGCCGTAAAAGTGACCCTCGGTCCCCGCGGCCGCAATGTTGTCATCGAGAAATCTTTCGGTGCGCCAACCATCACTAAAGATGGTGTAACCGTAGCCAAGGAAATTGAACTCGAAGATAAAGTTGAAAACATGGGCGCACAGATGGTGCGTGAAGTTGCTTCCAAAACCAACGACAATGCTGGCGACGGTACAACAACTGCAACCGTTCTTGCGCAGTCCATCATCCAAAATGGTCTCAAAAACGTTACCGCAGGTGCCAATCCTATGGACCTCAAGCGCGGTATTGACGAGGCGGTTAAGGTAGTTGTCAGCGAGCTCAAGAACCTGAGCAAGCCGGTAGGCGACAGCATTGAAAGCATTCGTCAGGTAGGTACTATCTCTGCCAACGGCGATGAGGAAATCGGTAATCACATTGCAGATGCAATGGAAAAAGTTGGCAAAGACGGTGTTATTACCGTTGAAGAAGCCAAAGGTACCGAAACCTACCTTGAGACGGTAGAAGGTATGCAGTTCGACCGTGGTTACCTCTCTCCCTACTTTGTTACCAACAGCGACAGCATGGTAGCTGAGCTTGATGATCCCTACATCCTCATCTACGACAAGAAAATTTCTTCGATGAAAGACCTGCTTCCGGTGCTTGAAAAAGCCATCCAAACCGGCAAGCCTCTCCTCATCATTGCAGAGGACATCGAAGGCGAAGCACTCGCTACCCTTGTAGTGAACAAGCTACGCGGAACCCTCAAAATCGCAGCTGTTAAAGCTCCGGGCTTCGGCGATCGTCGTAAGGCCATGCTCGAAGATATCGCCATCCTCACCGGTGGTACCGTTATCAGCGAAGAGCGCGGCTACAAGCTTGAAAATGCTACTCTCGAGTACCTCGGTCAGGCTGCACGTATTACCATCGACAAAGACAACACAACTGTTGTTGACGGTAAAGGTCAGCAGGATGACATCAAAGCCCGCATCAATCAGATCAAGGCTCAAATCGAGAACACGACCTCTGACTACGACCGTGAGAAACTGCAGGAGCGTCTTGCCAAGCTGAGCGGCGGTGTTGCGGTTCTCTACATCGGTGCTGCTTCTGAAGTCGAAATGAAAGAGAAGAAAGCCCGCGTTGAAGATGCTCTGCACGCTACCCGCGCTGCTGTTGAAGAAGGAATCGTACCTGGCGGTGGTGTTGCATTCATCCGCACGCTCAAAGCTCTGGATGGCATCACAGGTGAAAATGATGATGTGAAACTTGGAGTAGACATTGTACGCCGCGCCATCGAGTCACCACTGCGTACCATCGTTTCAAACGCAGGCCTTGAAGGATCTATCGTTGTACAGCGCGTGAAAGAAGGCGAAGGTAACTTCGGTTTCAATGCCCGCACTGAAGTGTACGAAGATCTGGTTGCTACTGGTGTTATTGACCCAACCAAGGTGTCCCGTACAGCCCTCGAGAATGCAGCATCCGTTGCAGGCCTGCTCCTGACAACTGAGGCCGTAATTTCTGAGAAGCCAAGCGACAAAGACGCAGCTCCTGCAGCCCCTGATATGGGCGGCATGGGTGGTATGGGCGGAGGCATGGGCTTCTAA
- the groES gene encoding co-chaperone GroES, whose protein sequence is MASIKPLSDRVLVKPDLAEEKTSSGIIIPDTAKEKPQRGTIVAVGEGRYENGNKIAMALKEGDKVLYGKYAGTELTIDGDELLIMRESDILGILS, encoded by the coding sequence ATGGCATCAATCAAACCTTTGTCCGACCGTGTTCTGGTAAAGCCGGATCTTGCTGAGGAAAAAACCTCAAGCGGCATCATTATACCTGATACAGCCAAAGAGAAGCCACAACGTGGAACTATTGTAGCTGTAGGCGAAGGCCGTTATGAAAACGGTAATAAAATCGCGATGGCGCTCAAAGAAGGCGACAAAGTGCTTTACGGCAAATACGCCGGTACCGAACTCACCATTGATGGCGACGAGCTCCTCATCATGCGTGAAAGCGACATCCTCGGTATCCTGAGCTGA
- a CDS encoding O-acetylhomoserine aminocarboxypropyltransferase/cysteine synthase family protein, translating into MSNPTKPRNYRFETLQLHAGQEPDPTTGSRAVPIYQTTSYQFKDTEHAATLFALKDFGNIYTRIMNPTTDVFEKRIAALEGGVAAVATASGQAAQFLAITTIAQKGDNIVSTSNLYGGTYNQFKVSLPRLGIDVKFVTEDAPEAFEAAIDENTKAIYVESLGNPKNNVPDFEALSSVARRNGIPLIVDNTFGAGGAIARPIDHGANIVVESATKWIGGHGTSVGGVLVDAGNFNWGNGKFPLFSEPSPGYHGLNFWEVFGDEGPFGNIAFAIRARVEGLRDFGSSQSPFNSFLLLQGLETLSLRVERHCENAIKLAQWLRNQDAVNWVSYAGLEDHPYHETAKKYLQPNRFGAVLTFGVKGGYEAAKAFIENVQLASHLANVGDAKTLVIHPASTTHQQLSADEQLASGVTDDLIRVSVGLEHIDDITFDFAEAFAAVPVTA; encoded by the coding sequence ATGAGCAACCCAACCAAGCCCCGCAATTACCGTTTCGAAACCCTTCAGCTGCACGCCGGTCAGGAGCCGGACCCTACAACGGGCTCTCGCGCAGTTCCTATTTATCAGACCACTTCCTATCAGTTCAAAGATACTGAGCATGCAGCTACACTGTTTGCGCTCAAGGATTTTGGCAATATCTACACCCGCATCATGAACCCGACGACTGATGTATTCGAGAAGCGCATCGCTGCACTTGAAGGCGGCGTTGCCGCGGTTGCAACGGCTTCCGGTCAGGCCGCACAGTTTCTCGCCATCACAACGATTGCCCAAAAAGGCGACAATATTGTATCTACAAGCAATCTCTATGGCGGAACCTACAATCAGTTCAAAGTCTCCCTGCCGCGCCTCGGCATTGACGTGAAATTCGTGACCGAAGACGCCCCTGAAGCTTTTGAAGCCGCCATCGATGAAAACACCAAGGCGATTTACGTGGAATCGCTCGGAAACCCGAAAAACAACGTGCCCGATTTCGAAGCTCTCTCCTCTGTTGCGCGACGCAACGGTATTCCCCTAATCGTTGATAACACTTTTGGCGCCGGCGGTGCAATTGCGCGTCCGATCGACCATGGCGCAAACATCGTGGTTGAATCAGCAACCAAATGGATTGGCGGTCATGGCACGTCTGTAGGCGGCGTGCTGGTTGATGCCGGTAACTTCAACTGGGGCAACGGCAAATTCCCGCTCTTTTCGGAGCCCTCTCCCGGCTATCACGGTCTCAATTTCTGGGAAGTCTTTGGGGATGAAGGCCCCTTTGGAAACATTGCTTTCGCCATCCGTGCCCGCGTAGAAGGACTGCGCGACTTCGGCTCATCGCAATCACCTTTCAACAGCTTCCTGCTGCTTCAGGGACTTGAAACCCTCTCGCTTCGGGTAGAACGACACTGCGAAAATGCCATCAAACTCGCGCAATGGCTCAGGAATCAGGATGCTGTGAACTGGGTCAGCTATGCCGGGCTCGAAGACCATCCTTATCACGAAACCGCAAAGAAATATCTGCAGCCCAACCGCTTCGGTGCTGTGCTCACTTTTGGGGTGAAAGGCGGCTACGAGGCAGCAAAAGCCTTTATTGAGAACGTACAGCTTGCAAGCCATCTCGCGAACGTAGGCGACGCCAAAACGCTGGTGATTCATCCGGCTTCAACAACCCATCAACAGCTCTCTGCGGATGAA